TTCATCTGTTGCTAACGGCACTTCACCCGATGAGGTCTTCAAGCACTACCGTAGCCTCCTTCCATTCATTCGTATGAATGTGGTTGACCAATTTACTGGTGTCGGTATCAATCCAGAAGCTTGGGGAACTGGCCAATTAGTCCTTTCAGAAGACAAGCTTGCTGAGCTTTCTGCTCAAGCAGATGCCCTCCTAGCAGCTATCAACTAAGATAAAATGAAAAACATGAAGCAGTATTTCTGGGAAATGCTGCTTCATGTTTTTTTATTTTAAGATAATGGCTGCGACGATTGGACTGACAATTACATACATGATCCCTGTCACTCCGATTGCAAGACCTGCCATGGCTCCAGCAACATGTCCATATTTGAAAGCTGTTCCTGTACCAACTGCATGTCCTGTACCACCTAAGGCCAAGCCAACTGCTACTGGATCCTTAATTTTTAGCAGTTTTAGAATAGTGGGTCCCATGACACTTGTCAAAATACCTGTCGCCACAACAACCACCAAGGTAACAGTTGTCAAGCCCTGCATTTTATCAGTAATGCCCACTGCCATCGCTGTTGTGACAGATTTTGGAAATAGGGAAATTGCTAAAAAGAAGTCCATCCCAAAGAATTTTGCCAGCAGCGCTGTGAAAGTCGTATTGACCACTACAGCCACAAAGGTTCCTAGCAGGATACTGCGAGCGTGGTGTTTCATCAAGTGGAAGGTCTTATAAAGCGGAATTCCTAAAGCAACCGTAGACGGTACTATTAAATTGTTCAAGTAAGCCCCACCGACATAGTAATCCTTATAAGAAATTCCCGTTAATTTCAAAAAGGCAATGACCAAAATCGCTGCTAAAAGGAGAGGCGTTGTTAAAGGATGAGGAAATCTACGGAAAATCAGCATCCCGATGAGGTAGGCAAAAATGGACAAGGCGAGGCCAAATAGCGGGTTACTCCATAGATTAGACATGATCCATCCCCCCTTCCTCATAATCGCCTTCAAAATGCTGCTTGATGAATTGTACGACAAGGGCAATGACGATCACATTTAAAACAATGGCACCAAGAATAATCAAAACAATAGGCAACAGATAAGGAGCAATCACGTGAAATTTATCCATAATACCAACCGCTGGCGGCAGAAAAAGAATGGTCATATTAGCTAACAGGAAGTTTCCGACCATACTGACGTGGCGGAGCCGCAATAACTTAAACTGCAAAGCAAGAAATAGCAAGATTAAGCCGATAATACTACCTGGAATAGGAAGATGGAAGACACTTGATATCCCCTCTCCAATGATGGAAATCGAGAAAATAATCATCAACTGGACATATAACTTCATGCAGAACCTCCGAAACTTTCTATGTACAGTTTACTCCTTTTCAGAAAAATTTCAAGGTTTTTCTCAAATAAAAAAGATGGAAACGAATCCATCTGATTGCTTGCATACTATCCTTACCTCTATATTCTGCAAGTCTAGCATTAAACAAAGTGATTATCGTTCTTCGTCCCGCCATCAAAAAAGCGCCCTAAGGCGCTTCTTGAAATAAACGGAAGACATGGGATTCGAACCCACGCACGCTTTTACACGCCTACTGCGTTTCCAACACAGCCTCTTAAGCCTCTTGAGTAATCTTCCATACAAGAGAAAGACTTGCTTTCTCAAAACTTTATCCATTATACCACATTGCAGCTCCAGCCGCTATACTTTCCGTTATATTTTTTCGAAATTTCTATTAATTCCCAAACATGTTGGTTTATGCTAGGGAGCTCTGTAGTATCGAATCGGGATATTTCTAGTTTGTAAGGACGAGGATTGCCTTCTTCTTTTTTCCTAGAAGAAATATCATAATCAAGAGCAGAGGCATCCCCCATAAAAGAAACACGATCATCGTAAGTCTCAAAACTAAACTTATGAGTGATTTCCCGTAGTTGACTATGGTCATCCCCTTCTTTATCTAAGCGATACCAGATACGCTGGTTTAAAATAGATTGATACTCATATTCATTTGGATACAAGAAGTCAAAGTATTGTTTCCATTCAGGATCCACCAGAGTAGCTGAATTATATTGATATTTCGAAAATTGCTCCATCACTTGAGCAATAATCGGCATGTGCCGCTCTCTATCTTTCAAATAGTAATAAAATTCTATATGACCATCTGTGATGACTACTCCGACATAGATAGCCGCAATGCGCTTCATCGCTTCTGAAAGACGATCTTCGATGAGGTTCAAATTAGAAAATTCGTCATAATCTGGAAACCCTGTTTCTCGATCAACATTCAAAATAGCAATTCTCAACCGTAGTGCATAAGTATAGGATGGATAGGGAGCGACTGAATCCAACGCTAAATTGAGACGGATACTAGCCATTCGGTCATCAATAAGGGTCGAAAAAGAGCCCCATTCATTCGGAAGATTTTCTAAATCAACAGAAACTTCCTCAATGGGTAGATGACTATCTTGACTCTTCCCTAAGATTTTTCCAAAAAAACTCATATCATCAAAAACCTCATTTACATATCCCTATGGAGCCGGTGGGAGTCGAACCCACGTCCAAACACCTGCCAACACATTTGTCTACGACCATAGGCCATGTCTTCATTTAACTTAGCTTTGACACATGGCTCAAGCCCAAGCTAAGCGAGTCTATCAATCTCTTGTAAAATCCCTAGACTTGATTTTACCGTAGCTTGCTCATAATAAGACCGGTCATCAGACACAAGCAATCCGAATCAGGTCACGCTGGCTGTTTTTTAGGCAGCTAAAGCGTAAGAATTGTTATTTTTTGCAGTTATATTTAACTGGCGTTTTACATCCGCTAGATGAGTCGCAAAATGTGCCGCATAATGCCTGTCGAATCCGTAACGACCCCAAGACAAGTAACTATTATACCAAAATAATGTCCTAATTGCAAAAATCAAGATAAAATTACTCCAAAGATGCTAAAATTCCCTTGATATAAGGTACCAAGGGAATTTAACTACATATGATCTTTTACTGCAACTGCTACCATTCTAGCCTTGGCTCTTGGCTGTCCTGCTACTGACATCTCCATCACGATAATAGCTTTCCTTGCTCCCAACTCCTCAAGCTGCGAAGTGACGATGATTTCCTGATCAATAGGCGTCGGGATTTTATAATCAACTTCTAAACGGGCTGTGATAAAGCGTCCAATGACTGTATCTTGAGTCAAGTCCAAGCCTTTTTCTTGATGGGCAAACCAAGCTGCTGAAGCCGTTCCATGGCAATCAAAAATCATAGCAATCATGCCACCAAAAAGATTGGCCGGCACACCACCAGTATAGTGAGATTCTGGTCTTATTCTAGTAATGCATTCCTTCCCATCTAAGCTAGGATAAGTCTTTAAATGTAGACCTAGCTCATTCTTAGGGCCGCAGCCCCAGCAATGTTGAAATCGGTCGCCATATGTATCTTGAATAGCAATCTTTCTTGTTTCTAAAGTCATACCAGTTCCTTTCAAAAATCAGAGTGTAAGCGTTTTTTGATTAGTATATCAGTCTTTGGGACAATAGTAAATAGAATGCAGAGTCAATATATTTTAATTGTAGCTATAATCTGATTTTATAAAAAGCACCTAAGTTTTCTACCTCTTTCTTGAATTAAAAATACTCATTTTCAGCCTGAATAGCCTTTCTAAAGCATAGAAAAACCAAGAAGGCCCGATCTAGCTTCTTGGTTTCATCAATTTTTATAACTTCTTCTATTAGAATAGTTCCTGAATCGGTTCAAAAATAATCCGTTCAATGTCAGACAAGTAAATAGAGAGCTGTTGTTGCTTGTTAAAGAAGGCTGATAATAAATCATTGCCTTGGATTTTATCTCCAAAACTCTGCATCTTTTCTTGAATGTCTGGAGTCGGCATTTGACCTGTTTGAGCCAGTTGCTGCAGCTCTTTCTGGAAAGCTAGGTAGTCATCAAAAATTGCCTTGGCTTCACTATTCGCATTGATAGCCTGCTTGCTTTCTACCACAGCTTTGTACTCTGGCATTTCGCGAAGTCCTCGACTGAGTTCATTGGCTAAATCATAAATATTTGACATAGAGTTCTCCATTCTATATTAGTCTACGGACACTAGGTAATCCGTATTTTCTCTTACTATTTTAGCAGATTTTTCCAAATCTTGGCGATTTTTAAAGGTGATTTGCAGAATACCATTGATATCTTCACGGTTTTCCTCGTTGATTCGAATATTGACGACCGAAATTCCGCGCAGAAGCTCCAGAATGCCCAAAATCGCATCTTCTTCGTCGGGCACTTCAATAAAGAGGTCGTAAAAGCTATCTACACCGGCACGCTTATGAATTTCCATTTGTTTGCGGCTTTGCCGTCCTCGGTCGAAAAATTCCCAGATAGCTGTCTCGTCCTTGGCCTCAATCGCTGCGGCAACCTTGTCTAACTGGTCTTTAAAATCTTCCAGCCGCTCCAAGATAGCTTCAGGATTTGTCAAGAGGATAGAGGTCCACATACCCGGCTCACTCTCCGCAATCCGTGTCATATCTCGAAAACCACCGGCTGCAAAAGACTGGGTTAGTTCATGCTCTTGGCTATAAGCTGCCGCTTGCTCCATCAGGCTGGAGGCTAGGATATGCGGAAAATGGCTGATTTGACTGGTCACTCGGTCGTGCTCGGCTGCGTCCACCCGGATAAAGCGGGCATAAAGACCACTCAGCAAGTCTTTCATTTCCTCAAGCGTACCAGGCTTGGTCAGGCTAGAGGGGGTGAAGATATAATAGGCATTTTCAAAGAGAGTAACATGGGCCGCCTTGGCTCCGGTCTTGTGACTTCCGGCCATAGGATGAGCTCCGACAAAGCGGACGGGCTTATCCTGCAGATACTTTTCTGCTGCTGCCACAATCTCAGCCTTGGTCGATCCAGCATCTGAGATGATAACATTTTCCTTCAAGTTCAGCTCTGCTAGATTCTTGATAAATGCTATGGTCTGCTTGATGGGCACAGCCAGAATAATCACATCAGCCAATGGAGCAAAGGCCGCAAAATCATCCGTTACCCGGTCTACCATTCCCCGCTCCAGGGCAGCCTGTCTTGATTCTTCACTTCGATTATAACCAAGAATCTCAATCTCAGGATGAGCTCGCCTGATGCCCAGAGCCAAGGATGCTCCAATCAGTCCCAGACCTGCGATATAGACTGTTTTCCTCTCCATGCCCACTCCTTTCTTCTAAAAGTTCTTGACAAATTCCCGATGGCGGGCTACCGCATCCTTTAGTTCTTCCAGATTGTCCGAAGAAAACTTCTCTAGGACTTCAGTGGCTAAAATTGTTGCCACCACGCTTTCCATGACAACACCTGCCGCTGGCAGAGCCGTAGGATCGCTCCGCTCCACCGTTGCCTTATAAGGCTCGTGGGTCTCAATATCCACGCTCATCAGAGGCTTGTAAAGTGTTGGAATGGGCTTCATAACACCACGCACCACGATTGGCTGACCATTGGTCATACCGCCCTCAAAGCCACCTAGATTATTGGTCCTGCGAGTAAAGCCATCTTCCTCAGACCAGAGGATTTCATCCATGACTTGACTGCCCTTGAGACGGCCTGCTTCAAAGCCCACGCCAAACTCGACTCCCTTGAAAGCGTTGATGGACACGACTCCCTGAGCAATCTTGGCATCCAGCTTCTTGTCCCATTGGACATAGGAGCCCAGACCGACCGGCACACCGCCAACGACAGTCTCGATGACACCACCGATGGTATCCCCGTCTTTCTTAATTTGTTCAATGTAAGCCTTGATTTCTTCTTCGCGCTCGTGATTGACAATGGAAACATCAGACTGGGCAGCTCTTTCCTTGATTTCTGCTACAGTCAGGTCATTCTGCACATCAATATCAATGCCGCCGAAGGTTACGATATGACTAGCCACCTCCACACCGATTTCTTCCAGCAAACGCTTGGCTACTGCTCCAACTGCCACACGCATGGTCGTTTCACGGGCAGAAGAGCGCTCAAGTGAATTTCGCAAATCGTCAAAGCGGTATTTCATACCTCCGACCAAGTCAGCATGGCCAGGGCGTGGTTTGGTAATCTTGCGCAGCCCTTTTTTCTTTTCATCCACATCTGCCGCGCTCATAATCTCCAGCCATTTCTGATGGTCCAGATTTGTAACATTGAGAGTAATCGGTCCGCCCATGGTCAAGCCATGCCGAACACCAGATGTAATCTCGACTTGGTCGCTTTCAATCTTCATACGGGCACCGCGGCCGTATCCACCCTGACGGCGCTTGAGCTCGGCATTGATATAGTCAGCGGTCAAAGGAAGACCAGCCGGCACTCCCTCAATAATGGCTGTCAGACGAGGTCCGTGCGATTCTCCTGCTGTTAAGTATCTCATACATTTTCTCCTATTTTTGGGATGGAAAAGCTGGGCAGTCAGTCTATTTATTATCCAAACTGTCCAATCGTCTTAAACTCCATCTGGCACTTATTTCTTCAGAAATTCTTTCATCTCTTCCAGCGGAATCTGGTGAATGCTAGCCGAACCCAGCTCAGGCACCAGTACTAGCTTGATAGAGTTGCCTCTAGCCTTCTTATCATGGGTTAAGGCCTGATAAAGAGCATTCTCATTCCATGGCTGGTAATCCACCGGCAAGCCAAACTTCTGACACATATGGATGATGTTTTCTGTGATTCCGGCTAGCATAAGGCCTTTCTTTTCAGCGACACGAGAAACCTGTACCATACCAATCGCCACAGCTTCACCGTGCATGACTTTTCCGTAGCCGGCTGTTGCTTCAATAGCGTGCCCAATAGTATGGCCGAAATTTAGATAGAGGCGAACGCCATTATCCAGCTCATCCTCGACCACAATCTTGCGCTTGACATCGCAGGAATGGTAGATGATGCTCTCCGCATGCTCCAAAATCGACTCAGGGCTGCCATCCATTTCCGAAAGCTCATCCCAGAGTTCCTTATCCTCAATCAAGCCGTACTTGACCACCTCGCCCATGCCTTCGATCAGTTCCCGCTGGCCCAAGGTATGCAAGACTTCTGGGTCAATCAGAACTCCGTCAGGCTGGGTAAAAGTGCCGACCATATTCTTGGCCCAGGGTGTATTGACACCTGTCTTACCACCGATAGAGGAGTCCACTTGGGCTGTCAGACTGGTCGGAATCTGCACGAAATGAATGCCTCGCATGTAGGTCGAAGCAACAAATCCTGCCAAATCACCAACAACGCCGCCTCCCAAGGCAACGATCCCGTCACTGCGTGTCAGACCAACCTTGACCAAAAAATCATAGACTTTGTTGACCGTCTTTAAGTTCTTGCTGGCTTCACCCTCCAAAAAGTCAAAGACAAAGGCCTCAAACCCAGCCGCTGACAAGCTCAGCTTGACCTTTTCCGCGTAGAGTCGAGCCACTCGATTGTCCGTGACGATGACCACTTTCTGAGGCTGCCAAAGCTGACTCAGCCAGTTTCCAGCCTGAGATAAGGCTCCTTTTTCGATGGTAATATCATAGGGATGATGGGGGAGATTTACATTCAATTTCATAAGCGCCTCCTTGTTTTTCCTGCTCCAACCATAGAGGAGCTGAGTATGAGTGACTATTTATACAGAGCTTCCAACTGCTGCCAAATTTCCTGACAGGGCATGGATTGGTCTGTCCAAAGCTCAAAAGCTTCTGCTGCCTGATAAAGCAACATACCTAGACCATTCACTGCCTCTACCTTCTGACTTCGAGCCCACTCTAAAAAAGGTGTTTCAAAAGGTTTGTAAATCACATCCGCAACTAAAATCTGGCTCGGCAGCTGAATACTTTCAGCCAATGGCAAAGTTTTGCCATCCATACCCACACTTGTTCCATTGACCAGAAGATCCGATTGGTTAATTTTCTCCTGTAGAAGAACCGAGTCTTCTAAGTTCAACACCTGAATCCTGCTCTTAGTCTGGCGGCTGATAGCTACCATCTTGCTGACAGTATTAGCATAGGAAGTCTGCCGAGTAAAGACAAAGATTTCCTCTGCCTGATCCAAAGCAGCTTGAGCGATAATAGCTGTCGCCGCTCCGCCAGCACCTAAAATGGTCATTTTTTTGCCCTGAATAGCAAAAGACGGCAAGCTCTTAAAAAATCCCTTGCCATCCGTATTATATCCTATCAATGTACCATTTTTATTCACCACCGTATTCACAGCCCCGATAAGACGGGCACTGGGATCCAATTCATCAAGATATTGGATGACTTCCTGCTTGTAGGGCATTGACAAATTTATCCCAAACATATTATACCTTCGGATATTAGCAACGGTCGCTTCTAAATCCTCTGCTTCAATTTCCAAAGCAAGGTAGACACCATTGACAGCAGTCTTCTCAAAGGCAGTATTATGAATAAATGGTGAAATGCTATGCTTAATTGGCTTAGCAACCACTGCTGCTAGACGAGTATGGCCATCAATTTTCATTTAAAATCTCCCGCACAACCTTCATGTTTGCGAGGGAAACCTGACCTGGTGCACTCGGCTGTTCAACGCTGGCAAAAGACCAGCTCGAACCTGTCAAATCTGCAGCTAAGCGAGAAATCTTTCCGACTTTTCCCATAGAAATCGTTACATACTCTTGCTCAGGATTCAAAATCTTAAATCCACGAGTGTAGTTCATCAGGTCCAATACATCCTGCTCATTATGCGCCATGACAGAAACTTTGACCACTTTTGGCGCCAAACTTGTCAATTCTGACAAAATTTCCATCATATTTTCAGGTGTT
Above is a window of Streptococcus cristatus ATCC 51100 DNA encoding:
- a CDS encoding LrgB family protein, whose protein sequence is MSNLWSNPLFGLALSIFAYLIGMLIFRRFPHPLTTPLLLAAILVIAFLKLTGISYKDYYVGGAYLNNLIVPSTVALGIPLYKTFHLMKHHARSILLGTFVAVVVNTTFTALLAKFFGMDFFLAISLFPKSVTTAMAVGITDKMQGLTTVTLVVVVATGILTSVMGPTILKLLKIKDPVAVGLALGGTGHAVGTGTAFKYGHVAGAMAGLAIGVTGIMYVIVSPIVAAIILK
- a CDS encoding CidA/LrgA family protein → MKLYVQLMIIFSISIIGEGISSVFHLPIPGSIIGLILLFLALQFKLLRLRHVSMVGNFLLANMTILFLPPAVGIMDKFHVIAPYLLPIVLIILGAIVLNVIVIALVVQFIKQHFEGDYEEGGMDHV
- a CDS encoding DUF695 domain-containing protein, yielding MSFFGKILGKSQDSHLPIEEVSVDLENLPNEWGSFSTLIDDRMASIRLNLALDSVAPYPSYTYALRLRIAILNVDRETGFPDYDEFSNLNLIEDRLSEAMKRIAAIYVGVVITDGHIEFYYYLKDRERHMPIIAQVMEQFSKYQYNSATLVDPEWKQYFDFLYPNEYEYQSILNQRIWYRLDKEGDDHSQLREITHKFSFETYDDRVSFMGDASALDYDISSRKKEEGNPRPYKLEISRFDTTELPSINQHVWELIEISKKYNGKYSGWSCNVV
- a CDS encoding thioesterase; translation: MTLETRKIAIQDTYGDRFQHCWGCGPKNELGLHLKTYPSLDGKECITRIRPESHYTGGVPANLFGGMIAMIFDCHGTASAAWFAHQEKGLDLTQDTVIGRFITARLEVDYKIPTPIDQEIIVTSQLEELGARKAIIVMEMSVAGQPRAKARMVAVAVKDHM
- a CDS encoding YlbF/YmcA family competence regulator, which encodes MSNIYDLANELSRGLREMPEYKAVVESKQAINANSEAKAIFDDYLAFQKELQQLAQTGQMPTPDIQEKMQSFGDKIQGNDLLSAFFNKQQQLSIYLSDIERIIFEPIQELF
- a CDS encoding prephenate dehydrogenase, with translation MERKTVYIAGLGLIGASLALGIRRAHPEIEILGYNRSEESRQAALERGMVDRVTDDFAAFAPLADVIILAVPIKQTIAFIKNLAELNLKENVIISDAGSTKAEIVAAAEKYLQDKPVRFVGAHPMAGSHKTGAKAAHVTLFENAYYIFTPSSLTKPGTLEEMKDLLSGLYARFIRVDAAEHDRVTSQISHFPHILASSLMEQAAAYSQEHELTQSFAAGGFRDMTRIAESEPGMWTSILLTNPEAILERLEDFKDQLDKVAAAIEAKDETAIWEFFDRGRQSRKQMEIHKRAGVDSFYDLFIEVPDEEDAILGILELLRGISVVNIRINEENREDINGILQITFKNRQDLEKSAKIVRENTDYLVSVD
- the aroC gene encoding chorismate synthase, with translation MRYLTAGESHGPRLTAIIEGVPAGLPLTADYINAELKRRQGGYGRGARMKIESDQVEITSGVRHGLTMGGPITLNVTNLDHQKWLEIMSAADVDEKKKGLRKITKPRPGHADLVGGMKYRFDDLRNSLERSSARETTMRVAVGAVAKRLLEEIGVEVASHIVTFGGIDIDVQNDLTVAEIKERAAQSDVSIVNHEREEEIKAYIEQIKKDGDTIGGVIETVVGGVPVGLGSYVQWDKKLDAKIAQGVVSINAFKGVEFGVGFEAGRLKGSQVMDEILWSEEDGFTRRTNNLGGFEGGMTNGQPIVVRGVMKPIPTLYKPLMSVDIETHEPYKATVERSDPTALPAAGVVMESVVATILATEVLEKFSSDNLEELKDAVARHREFVKNF
- the aroB gene encoding 3-dehydroquinate synthase; translated protein: MKLNVNLPHHPYDITIEKGALSQAGNWLSQLWQPQKVVIVTDNRVARLYAEKVKLSLSAAGFEAFVFDFLEGEASKNLKTVNKVYDFLVKVGLTRSDGIVALGGGVVGDLAGFVASTYMRGIHFVQIPTSLTAQVDSSIGGKTGVNTPWAKNMVGTFTQPDGVLIDPEVLHTLGQRELIEGMGEVVKYGLIEDKELWDELSEMDGSPESILEHAESIIYHSCDVKRKIVVEDELDNGVRLYLNFGHTIGHAIEATAGYGKVMHGEAVAIGMVQVSRVAEKKGLMLAGITENIIHMCQKFGLPVDYQPWNENALYQALTHDKKARGNSIKLVLVPELGSASIHQIPLEEMKEFLKK
- a CDS encoding shikimate dehydrogenase, with product MKIDGHTRLAAVVAKPIKHSISPFIHNTAFEKTAVNGVYLALEIEAEDLEATVANIRRYNMFGINLSMPYKQEVIQYLDELDPSARLIGAVNTVVNKNGTLIGYNTDGKGFFKSLPSFAIQGKKMTILGAGGAATAIIAQAALDQAEEIFVFTRQTSYANTVSKMVAISRQTKSRIQVLNLEDSVLLQEKINQSDLLVNGTSVGMDGKTLPLAESIQLPSQILVADVIYKPFETPFLEWARSQKVEAVNGLGMLLYQAAEAFELWTDQSMPCQEIWQQLEALYK